The window CTCAATCGTTCCCAGAATGGAGACCACCGCCGCCTTCGCCGCCGGCTGCGCCAGCATCTCCGTTATGATCCCGACTCCGACCGCTGTGGCCAACCCACCGATTGACCACTGATCTCGAGGAGTAAGCAATCCATAGCTGATTCCCGATGAAACCCCGCCGACGATGCCTTTGCCGATGAACAACTTCCAAATGGCTGTCCAACCGGCCTCCTTTACCAGCCCGGCGAGCATTGCCCCGCCCTGGCCAAGCAGATAGCCCATGACTGCGCCGGTGCCGGCAAGGGCAAACGCCTCCAGCCACCCCTGCAGACCGGGTTTGGGGCCCGATTGCTGATAGAGCCAGCCGAACAGGAAAGCGCCTCCTCCCGCCGCCAGGGCCGTCAGGACCACCGGTAAGGCCAGGCCGCCAGTCGCCAAGATCAGACCGGCGGCAGCCAGGCCAACCACACCCCCCGCCACAAGTCCCTTATGCTCATCCAGCCACTTCCACACCCCCTCCGCCGTGGACTTCAGGCCCTCCCATGCCTGTGCGGCCCCTTGTTTCACACCCTCCCACCTATCCGCCGCCCACTTCCCCAAATTCGAGAAACAATCCCCCGGATGGGTCGCGCACCATCCCGGATCCAGCGGCTTCCCCTCCGGTGGATTCGCCCCAGGCGGGTTCACCCCCGGTGGATTTGTCCCTACCGGGTTCACCCCCGGCGGGTTCGTCCTAAAGGCGTTCCCTCCTCCCGCCCCCGGGCACGCCCCCGCTCCCTCCAGACACCAGGCATACCGTTGCAACGCCTGTTGAATCGGTGCCGCCACCTGCGCCCCGCCCGGCCCGTTCAGATAGGCCGTCACCGCCCCGAGCAGCGCCAGCACCACCAGGGCCAGCGCCACCCACTCCAGCGTCTGCAGACCCTTCGACCCCCGGATCCACCTCCGCATCATGGTTCACCTCCTCTCGCGGATCCGCTAATGTAGGGCATCGCCCCGCCTACCCGAGCCGCCGCAGCGCCTCCTCCACTCGGGCCAGCAGCTCCTCCCGGCCCTCTTCCTCCAGCTTCCTCCGCCGCCGCCACGCCTCCCGAAGATCCCGGCGCGCCCCCTCCAGATCCCCTAACCGCTCCCGCAGCAGACCCCGCTTCGCCCAGGCCATCACATCATCCGGTCGCTCTTCGATCGCCCGATCCAGGCTCGCCAGCGCCTCCCGCAGCCGCCCCGCCCGCTCCAGGATGGTCGCCTGATTCACAAACCCGGAAGGATGTCCCCGCTCGATCGCCTCTCGGATGTCCCGCAAGGCCCGCGCATAGTTCCCCCGCTCCGCCTCCACAATCGCCCGCATGTTCCAGGCCTCCGCGTCCTCCGGATCCAGCCGCAGGGCAGCGTCCAGATCGGCCAGCGCCCGCTCCAGATCCCGCAGATCCAGCCAGGCCATCGCCCGGTTGTAATACGCCTCCGGCTCCTCCCTCCGCCGCAGGCTCTCCGTGAAATCCCGGATCGCCGCCTCCGGCCGCCCGCTCTCCAGATGCGCCATCCCCCGATGAAACCACGCCTGAGCATTCCCGGGATCCCGCTCCAGAACCCGGGTGAACCGCTCAATCGCCTCCTCATATTCCCCCCGCAACAGCCTCTGCATGCCCTCCCCCAGGTCATCCTTCCCGAACAATGCGTCCAGGATCCCCATCGCTCGCCTCCTTCCCTGCATGGAATCGACGCCCGCTCACCGGCGGGATCGACGGGCCTGCCCCCGGCGCCGCAGCCAGCGGCTCAGCCCCATCCCGATCCACGCCCCGATGATCCCTGCCGCGATCATCCAGATCCACGCCTCCATCTCCCCACCTCCCCGTCTCTTTTATGGCGCCACCCTCCGCCCTTCCTCAAGGCCCGATGCCTTCCTCCTCAGGAGCCGCCCGAAGCCCGGGCCCAGCGGGCGCAGGTGCCAGTTCTGGGCGATCCCCGCAAAAAACAGCCAGTATCCGATCCCTGTCGTCACCAGGATCAGCAGGACATCCACCAGCCCATACCCCCCCGAACGGGAGGCCTGCATCCCCAAATGCGCCCCCAAAGGACCCGCCGCGCTCCCCCCGCTCAGCACCAGCACCACCCCGCCCATCCGGTCCATCCGATCCATCAGGGCGCCCCACCCGCGCCGCCACCCATACGTCAGGCCCGCCACGAGCCCCAGCCCATAGGTGACCGCCGGCGCCCACCCCCACCCCTTCGGCAGAAGCAGCGGCCAGTAAACCACCGAATAGGAAAGCACCCACAGGCCCAGAAGGGATACAAACAGGGTTCGGGAAAGCCAGGAAATCCATCCCCGCCGCTCCCCGCTGAGCCGCGCCGCCAGGAAAAGCAGGCTGATGACGAGGGGGGGGAAGATCTCCACCCAGGAGGGGAAACGGTTGAAATTCCGCAGCCGCGCCGAATTCGCCAGCCACGCCATGAGGGGGAGGAGGATCAGGAAATACAAGAACCCGGCGACCCCCCACAGGATCTCCGAACGCCGCTTTCGGAAAAGCTTCCGCCACCGGATCATCTCACCGCCCCCCCCAGCCAGGATTTGATCCGATCCGGAACACCCAGTCTATCCAGGGCAATGCCCAGCACAACTGAAGTCACGAACGTAAGCCCTACTGCAGCCGCAAGAGGCACGGTGACAACGGGAGCGACAAGAATAAGGGCACCGCCCACGATCGCGGCAGCGGCCAAGCCGGTGGCCACGCCGAGGGCGAAATCCACCCCCGTCGAGATCCAGAACTTCCGGTTCTTCACCGTCCGATCCCAGAAAGTCGCTCCCTGAGAAGGATCCGTCCCAAACTCCCACAGGTTCTGCACCAGCGACACCACCCCGCTGAGGATCAGGCTTCCCTTCGAAACCGAAGACTTCAGCAGCCCCTTCGCCGTCCCCTTCGCAATCGTTTGGGGCTTATAAAGCCCTCCCCGACGCGAAACAAATCCCCAATCGGATCGGAGCCCCACCCGATACGCCTCCCGAGCTCCCCGCGGCCGCAGGGCCCGGATGCTCACCCTGCCCCCCGGTCGGCGGATGAACTGCAAGTGCCTGACCTTTAGGATATCTTGCACAGTCTGATAGAACCCGACGGCCTCATCCAGCAAAGAGTTGACAAAATCTCCCACCCGCTTCCA is drawn from Thermoflexus hugenholtzii and contains these coding sequences:
- a CDS encoding tetratricopeptide repeat protein, with product MGILDALFGKDDLGEGMQRLLRGEYEEAIERFTRVLERDPGNAQAWFHRGMAHLESGRPEAAIRDFTESLRRREEPEAYYNRAMAWLDLRDLERALADLDAALRLDPEDAEAWNMRAIVEAERGNYARALRDIREAIERGHPSGFVNQATILERAGRLREALASLDRAIEERPDDVMAWAKRGLLRERLGDLEGARRDLREAWRRRRKLEEEGREELLARVEEALRRLG